In the genome of Plectropomus leopardus isolate mb unplaced genomic scaffold, YSFRI_Pleo_2.0 unplaced_scaffold11457, whole genome shotgun sequence, the window GTCTGTCCCTGCTGAGAGGCAAACCAGCTGCCTCAATCAAGCCAGAGACAGGCCTGCACAAACATCTCCGCTTCTGTCTCTGAGAAAAGCCACGCCCATTTTTGAAAAGACAGTAATTTAACAGGGACATAAACATATATTCTATCTTTTTTACTATTTAGTGTCAGTAGTTTGTTTgctgaaaatgcaacaaaatgcacaatatGAGTGAGAAGGACAATTTTCCAACAAAATGTACTGTAGTCACGTGTGACACATGTGGGATAAATGCTATCGTACCCCTGTGGTTGTAACAAACCATTCAAAACTTATATTCTTATATTTTGTATCATGGTGTATTGTGTATTGCTTGcgcatgttttgctttttggtttttcgggtcttttctttcctctttgtgCTTCAGTTAATCTGATCATCAGCTTTTTAGCACCTTTCCACTTTGATGAaggacacattttgttttcattgtgtgaGCTGTATtcagtcttgattgtttttcaCTGACTTAACAATTCGGCTTCTTGGGTTTATTTCTATATGTGATGCAACAGAGAAAGGCTTCTTGATTACAATGGTGTTTGTGCCCTCCCCCTCAGCtctgtgtggctgtgtttttggtgacttttgCACTTCTGATTTATTAAACAGGTGATTAGAGGAAATAAGAGttaagtttttttcctcttcccctCTCACCTATATGTGTATGGTCCAATCTCCACCACAGCAGGCCTGTCCCCATCCAGCACCTCCTCTGGGTTGGTCAGATTGAAGAAGTAAAACTGCATGTAAATCGGGGCCGGTGGATTCTCCCAGGCCTCGTATGCCTCGGTGCCATTCTTCAAAACAACTTCCTATAGGGAACAAAGGCCAGTGGGTTACTTACCCAGCA includes:
- the LOC121963496 gene encoding lysosome membrane protein 2-like encodes the protein MLLKSCCIYSTGVLSILLLILGIALVLSNVFPHFLQSMVEKEVVLKNGTEAYEAWENPPAPIYMQFYFFNLTNPEEVLDGDRPAVVEIGPYTYR